The Festucalex cinctus isolate MCC-2025b chromosome 14, RoL_Fcin_1.0, whole genome shotgun sequence DNA window aaaaaaacatatttggttCTGTGACCAAGCTTGTAACTCAATCCTCGGCCAAATTAATTTccctaattaaattaaatgtttgGGGAAAGTGAATTAAAATTATGCTAGAGTGTTTGTTGTTTATACCTTTTGTTATTAAGTAGGGCTGAACAATAACTTGAATTCAAATCGACACTGCAATGtggtaaaatacattttttaaatcaaaaaggctgcaactttgaaaaaatcattATATGAGTGTATTTTAAGTGTCTAGATAGGTTCAGTGAACAGTTGAATGGGCTAAACATGAGCACTTATGTAACATGTATCTTTAATTGCAATTGTAATATTTAGGTACAAATTTcaaatagattatttttttatttttcagcctTGCTATTAAGTTTAGTTCACTTCTGTTTACACTTGATTGACATGAGGCAGATCTGCAACCTAAATTttgtttactgtactgtacattcaTTCATTGCTACATTTACGTTAAGCCTGTTTACATGATGTAGGTGCGTTAAACCAGTAACGTGACACTTTTGTGAAGGCAACGGTTTGACGCTAAATTTTGTTATGGGAAAAGTATATAGAAATCATGCAAATAACTTGTGGACTAGCATTTTGAAATGAAGTGTTGAAAAAATACGTACCTATTCtagaaaatctaaaataaatcaatctaaAAAGAACACTCaagatggcttttttttttccttgaataaaatgtttgtttcaagCACTCCATTCAAAAGCAATCTTCTCAAACTGAAAACACCAAATAAAGTTAACTAGTTAAGAAGAGATACTCTGTCAGCCTTCCCTCTCTCTTCTCACCTTTGGGTGCGAGGTTGAGCATGTCGCCACTCCGGAAAGAAATCTCCTCTTCGGATGAAGCTGAAAAGTCGTACTCTGCTCTCGCCACAACGTGGTCGTCCTCTCCACTGGCCCAGTTGGTGGCTGCGAGAGAACACAATCACACCCATTCAATCTGAGAAAGTGATAGTGGGAAAAGACACGACTAGTTCTTCTTGGTTGTTCTACTATTGTGCTGTATTGGATTACTAGTGTACTGTGGTCAAGGAAAGCACATATCAAAATAACCGGACTCAAGTGTACTCGAGCATCACAAAATAGccttgtttaaaataataataataaaaaaaaaaaacttttcttcaAATATCAAATCTTTGATGTAATAAAAATCCTACCTCTATCTTCAGTGCCAGTGGCAGAGCTCAGCAGTTTCCAAATGAGGTACGGTCCACCTAGGACTaccgcaaaaaacaaaaaaatcggcCACGACTTCACCGTCTGATCGTCCATTCCGGCTCCAGAGCCTCTCGGTACGGCCAGGGCATCGCTAGCGCTGTCTGCCCATAAATCCTCAACTTCAGAAGCAGACCCCCGACCCAGCAGTCTCTGTAAGCGTCGGTAGAGGTATCTCAAAGTGCGCACCAACGCGAATGCTGACAAAACCCTGGTAAGATGCGCACGCAACCGCGTCAGGTGGTTGGCCACATCCAGCACAGCACGAAAGCTGTTATAGACGGCTGAAAAGGTGGCGTCTAGCATCATGCTAACCGAGGAGAAAGCCTGGACGATGCTTTCGATGGACTGGAAAGCACCGCGGCTGCTCTCCTCCGCCTGTTGCACGAAGCGACTGGGGGCGGCGTCCTCGGCGTGTGACAAGCGGCTGTAACCTCCGAGGCCGTAGCCACCGCTGTAAGGGCTGTAGGGGCTGTAGCCTCCATAGATGGAGCTCCCGTAGGGGCTGTAAGAGGAGGTGAAGGAGCTGTAAGATGGACGGTAGGACTGCTGCACGGCACGCGGGGGCAGGGGAGGTGCAACTCTGGTCATGACGGGAGGTCCAATAGTGGGGCCTGCATGAGGTCCAAAGTCTGTAGACCTGTTTTGGTGATAACAACAGAACAGATGCAGTACATTTTTTAGTTacttgcatatttatttatctcaacattttttacttgtatgcccaacatttaaaaacattatcTGTACTTCCTACTCCTTAGTTGACTTCAAgtaatctaccaaataacatacttttctgattttttttaagttatcatttcataatttagcttttttttcataagttCACAATGTCGCAAAGTTATAATAAACACTAAACTTTTATCCCCTTAGAGTTGCAATATTCTACTttactagtcttttttttttttagtgtgtgtacttttgCCACTTCTGCATAGGTTACTATTCGTGTACTAACACTTTAATCGAAAACAGTAGTTAAATTGTCAACACATTGGACTATGAACACAATGGCATCGTGTTGTTGAATATTGTTGACAAATAATGAGAAGGTAAACAAGTTCACAGTTCACAAACCAATTGGAAGGCCACTGTTAGGCCAGGCTACCGAGTTAGCAAAGCGAGAACGTTTCCTTGCAACTTCTCCAGGTGGTGACAAAACGTTACACTGTAGATGAGTTGTATAATACTTATTTATTAAAACCACACTTTCACTTACGCCGAACTTTTGACGTGAGACTCCATCGAAATCAGATTTTAGCATAGACACTTAGCATGGAGGTACTACCATT harbors:
- the pex13 gene encoding peroxisome biogenesis factor 13 isoform X1: MDSQPPPKPWERRIPGTIGTPINYRSTDFGPHAGPTIGPPVMTRVAPPLPPRAVQQSYRPSYSSFTSSYSPYGSSIYGGYSPYSPYSGGYGLGGYSRLSHAEDAAPSRFVQQAEESSRGAFQSIESIVQAFSSVSMMLDATFSAVYNSFRAVLDVANHLTRLRAHLTRVLSAFALVRTLRYLYRRLQRLLGRGSASEVEDLWADSASDALAVPRGSGAGMDDQTVKSWPIFLFFAVVLGGPYLIWKLLSSATGTEDRATNWASGEDDHVVARAEYDFSASSEEEISFRSGDMLNLAPKDQQPRVRGWLLASLDGQTTGLIPANYVKVLGKRRGHKQAETERLAQVQQGNSQDSRTALAPNVNPSSDELLESVYKETPTSTSAGLSNSSSNAVVNMPEKTEL
- the pex13 gene encoding peroxisome biogenesis factor 13 isoform X2, with product MESHVKSSASTDFGPHAGPTIGPPVMTRVAPPLPPRAVQQSYRPSYSSFTSSYSPYGSSIYGGYSPYSPYSGGYGLGGYSRLSHAEDAAPSRFVQQAEESSRGAFQSIESIVQAFSSVSMMLDATFSAVYNSFRAVLDVANHLTRLRAHLTRVLSAFALVRTLRYLYRRLQRLLGRGSASEVEDLWADSASDALAVPRGSGAGMDDQTVKSWPIFLFFAVVLGGPYLIWKLLSSATGTEDRATNWASGEDDHVVARAEYDFSASSEEEISFRSGDMLNLAPKDQQPRVRGWLLASLDGQTTGLIPANYVKVLGKRRGHKQAETERLAQVQQGNSQDSRTALAPNVNPSSDELLESVYKETPTSTSAGLSNSSSNAVVNMPEKTEL